Proteins from a genomic interval of Phlebotomus papatasi isolate M1 chromosome 3, Ppap_2.1, whole genome shotgun sequence:
- the LOC129806805 gene encoding uncharacterized protein K02A2.6-like yields MEKFLNFPPFKCQGLPEHTLREQWVEWKRAFDNYIVTIGITDPTKMKSTLLTLGGIELQRVFYRIRGADVSADPELGIDPYKIAVQKLDAYFTPKRHDSYERHMFWTLKPRPEETLHQRAMRVIEQADKCDFGDSKEASRSAAIIDKIMMLVPDDLRKKMLARNNLTVESVLRIVITYQTVEGQMKDFSDSKDDAGTDVNAIKGLKPWKSGLSKCFRCGRQHNFSRQEDCPAFGKECNKCHKMNHFAAECKSRENQKKNLKRKNDDSRKDNHNDAKDSSDNKKRRIRVVEDDKNEDSENSFIFNIGEGDEYVWCKIGGVLVEMLIDSGSTHNVLDEKTWEYLKKNGVRITNATTQCDQKLKAYGQDSHLHILGGFDAAVSVDDNGTEYEAYANFLVVKNGSQPLLGKTTAKELNLLILGLPSTRDTNLNVIPMENKKTPFPKIKGVKLRIPIDESITPVCQHPRRPPIALLGRVEEKLKELLRLDIIEEVTGHSPWASPLVIVPKGLDDIRLCVDMRVANKAIKREHRLMPTFDDFLPQLKNAKIFSRLDIKDAFHQVEIDERCRNITTFITHQGAFRYKRLMFGISCAPELFQRTMEQMLAKCPNTIIYIDDLVIFGENNQEHDEAVQRVLQRLREHNVLLNHKKCIFKVHEIIFLGHRISAEGIRPAKDKIESIRSFRAPTTKEELRSFLGLVNYMSRFLEDCATITHPLRLLTHDKEPFKWESVHDKAFQTLKEMIMGCETLGYFDNNRRTRVIADASPVGLGAVLVQYEDDEEVKPIIIAFASKSLSPTEQRYCQTEKEALALVWAVEKFSTYLLGRVFELETDHKALEVIFRPTSKTCARIERWLLRLQSFQFKVIYKKGSDNIADCLSRLPTHKEQESFDEEDEHLVRAIVESAAIDVTELDNAAERDPVMKELRTCVLSGKWSSSLKEFQAFKDEFSTSGNLVIRGSKIVVPSLLRPRMLALGHEGHPGETAMKQRLRSRVWWPGMDNDVVKTVKSCEGCRLVSRPDHPEPMTRRELPSAPWVDVAIDFMGPLPSGEHLLVIVDYFSRYKEVEVMNCITARGTTNRLERIFTRMGYPRTITVDNGRQFTSEEFDLFCQERGICINRTTPYWPQMNGEVERQNRSLLKRLKISHALNRNWKQDLQKYLLMYYTTPHTTTGKTPTELCFGRTIRSKIPSLSDVETTPPSTDYRDRDKILKERGRMAENKKRGAKKSGVQIGDTVLMKNVLPDNKLSTTFGRNKFIVIEKAGSTVKVKEINTGKTYSRNSSHFKKVLEVNNPDVEQTGTAGSGNDSDLNLDLDEAEDNTQAASDHENADHQRPNRSSRKPTRFQDFIMN; encoded by the coding sequence ATGGAAAAATTCCTAAACTTTCCACCGTTCAAGTGCCAGGGACTCCCAGAGCACACCCTAAGAGAACAATGGGTTGAATGGAAGCGAGCGTTTGACAATTATATTGTAACTATTGGGATAACAGACCCGACAAAGATGAAAAGCACCCTCCTAACTCTAGGAGGTATTGAATTACAACGCGTTTTCTATCGGATTCGCGGAGCTGATGTTAGTGCTGATCCAGAGTTAGGAATAGATCCATATAAGATAGCTGTGCAGAAATTAGATGCATATTTCACACCGAAACGACATGATTCATATGAACGGCATATGTTCTGGACACTGAAGCCACGTCCGGAAGAAACTCTCCACCAGAGAGCGATGAGAGTAATCGAACAGGCTGACAAATGCGACTTTGGAGACTCAAAGGAAGCTAGTCGTTCTGCAGCTATAATTGATAAAATCATGATGTTGGTTCCAGATGATCTTAGGAAGAAAATGTTGGCACGGAACAATTTGACAGTCGAATCAGTGTTAAGAATAGTGATCACTTACCAAACAGTTGAAGGGCAAATGAAAGATTTCTCCGACTCAAAGGATGATGCTGGAACTGATGTGAATGCAATAAAAGGACTAAAACCCTGGAAATCCGGCCTGTCGAAATGCTTCCGTTGTGGAAGACAGCACAATTTCTCAAGGCAAGAAGATTGTCCAGCTTTTGGGAAGGAATGCAATAAATGTCACAAAATGAACCATTTTGCGGCAGAGTGCAAAAGTCGGGAAAATCAGAAGAAGAACCTAAAGAGGAAGAATGATGATTCAAGGAAGGACAACCACAATGATGCTAAAGACTCGAGTGATAACAAAAAGAGACGAATCCGGGTGGTGGAAGATGACAAAAATGAAGATTCTGAAAACAGTTTCATATTCAACATTGGTGAAGGGGACGAGTACGTTTGGTGCAAAATTGGAGGTGTGCTAGTAGAAATGCTGATAGACTCTGGATCAACCCACAATGTACTTGATGAAAAGACATGGGAATACCTAAAGAAGAATGGAGTGAGAATTACAAATGCTACCACTCAGTGTgatcaaaaactaaaagcatACGGTCAAGATTCTCACCTTCATATTCTTGGAGGATTTGACGCAGCTGTATCTGTTGATGACAATGGAACGGAATACGAGGCATACGCCAATTTTTTGGTAGTCAAAAATGGGTCACAGCCGCTATTGGGAAAAACTACAGCAAAAGAACTGAATTTGCTCATTTTGGGATTACCAAGTACGCGCGACACAAACTTGAATGTGATTCCCATGGAAAACAAGAAAACGCCATTTCCCAAGATTAAGGGAGTCAAGTTACGTATTCCGATAGATGAAAGTATCACTCCAGTATGTCAGCATCCACGAAGACCCCCGATTGCACTACTGGGGcgcgtagaagaaaaacttaagGAACTGCTCCGTTTGGATATCATCGAGGAAGTGACGGGCCATAGCCCTTGGGCTTCACCATTGGTGATTGTTCCAAAGGGGCTCGATGATATTAGACTTTGTGTGGACATGAGGGTAGCGAACAAGGCTATTAAGAGAGAACACAGACTGATGCCAACCTTTGACGATTTCTTGCCACAATTGAAGAATGCCAAGATATTCAGCAGACTAGACATTAAGGATGCATTTCACCAAGTGGAGATTGACGAACGATGTCGGAATATTACCACGTTCATTACACATCAGGGTGCATTTCGGTACAAGCGCTTAATGTTTGGAATATCTTGCGCACCTGAATTATTTCAACGCACCATGGAGCAGATGTTGGCGAAATGTCCCAACACAATCATCTATATTGACGACCTTGTAATTTTTGGGGAAAACAATCAGGAACATGATGAAGCTGTTCAGAGAGTACTACAGCGACTCAGAGAGCATAATGTTCTTCTTAATCACAAGAAGTGCATTTTCAAAGTACATGAAATTATATTTCTTGGACACCGCATCTCAGCGGAAGGAATCCGCCCAGCTAAGGATAAAATTGAGAGCATCAGATCTTTTAGGGCACCTACTACTAAAGAAGAGCTACGCAGCTTCCTGGGTCTTGTCAATTATATGAGTAGGTTCCTAGAAGACTGCGCTACAATTACACATCCACTCCGTCTGCTAACTCATGACAAGGAACCTTTCAAGTGGGAATCAGTACATGACAAAGCCTTCCAGACTCTGAAGGAAATGATAATGGGTTGCGAAACATTGGGGTATTTTGACAATAATAGACGTACTCGCGTAATTGCTGACGCATCTCCTGTAGGACTGGGTGCAGTCCTAGTACAGTACGAGGACGATGAAGAAGTGAAACCCATTATAATTGCCTTTGCCAGTAAAAGCCTCTCCCCGACTGAACAAAGATATTGCCAGACGGAAAAAGAGGCTTTGGCTCTAGTATGGGCagtggaaaaattttcaacgtATCTTCTTGGAAGGGTTTTCGAACTGGAAACGGACCATAAAGCGCTAGAAGTCATTTTTAGACCAACATCTAAGACATGTGCCCGGATTGAAAGGTGGCTTTTGCGCCTGCAATCCTTCCAGTTCAAGGTGATCTACAAAAAGGGATCAGATAACATTGCTGATTGCCTTTCAAGATTGCCAACTCATAAAGAGCAGGAGTCATTTGATGAGGAGGACGAACATCTGGTGAGAGCTATAGTGGAATCAGCTGCCATAGATGTTACGGAGTTGGACAATGCCGCAGAGCGAGATCCTGTCATGAAAGAACTCCGGACGTGTGTATTGTCCGGCAAGTGGTCTTCATCCCTCAAAGAGTTCCAGGCATTTAAGGATGAGTTCAGTACTTCGGGTAATCTGGTAATTCGAGGATCTAAAATTGTCGTACCATCTCTACTCCGGCCACGAATGCTAGCTCTCGGACATGAAGGCCATCCGGGGGAAACTGCCATGAAACAAAGACTAAGGAGTCGTGTGTGGTGGCCTGGAATGGACAACGATGTTGTGAAGACTGTTAAGTCTTGTGAGGGATGTCGATTGGTGAGTCGTCCAGACCATCCTGAACCAATGACGCGTCGGGAACTTCCAAGTGCTCCTTGGGTGGACGTAGCTATTGACTTTATGGGTCCACTTCCCTCCGGAGAACATCTATTGGTTATTGTGGATTACTTCAGTCGATATAAGGAAGTGGAAGTGATGAACTGCATAACTGCTAGAGGGACAACAAACCGTCTGGAGAGAATTTTCACTCGCATGGGCTATCCCCGGACTATCACAGTCGATAATGGCCGACAGTTTACTAGTGAAGAATTTGATTTGTTCTGCCAAGAGCGAGGAATTTGTATCAATCGAACGACCCCGTATTGGCCTCAGATGAATGGGGAAGTTGAACGTCAAAACCGTTCTCTTTTGAAAAGATTGAAAATCAGCCATGCCCTAAATAGGAACTGGAAACAAGATCTGCAGAAATATCTTCTAATGTACTACACAACTCCTCATACTACCACGGGGAAGACACCTACCGAGCTATGCTTTGGGCGGACGATTCGCAGCAAAATCCCCTCGCTAAGTGATGTGGAGACAACACCTCCTAGCACCGATTACCGTGACCgcgataaaattttgaaagaaagagGGAGAATGGCGGAGAACAAGAAGAGAGGAGCCAAGAAGTCAGGAGTCCAGATTGGTGATACGGTGTTGATGAAAAATGTTCTTCCTGACAACAAGTTATCGACTACCTTTGGAAGAAATAAATTCATCGTTATCGAGAAGGCAGGGTCGACGGTTAAAGTGAAAGAGATAAACACTGGCAAGACTTATAGTCGCAACTCTTCCCACTTCAAGAAAGTACTGGAGGTCAACAATCCAGATGTGGAACAGACTGGAACTGCAGGGAGTGGAAACGACAGTGACTTAAACCTGGACCTGGATGAGGCAGAAGACAATACCCAAGCGGCCTCTGACCACGAGAATGCCGATCATCAGAGACCGAATCGAAGTTCTCGGAAACCAACACGGTTCCAGGACTTCATCATGAATTGA